A window of Gambusia affinis linkage group LG03, SWU_Gaff_1.0, whole genome shotgun sequence contains these coding sequences:
- the LOC122828090 gene encoding protein Niban 2-like has protein sequence MGDVVSSHLDEAKREIISARTGVVMAEFGHLYEQQYAVALFNKVRFDMEGGGGPQSQLLQRKNPLENKSIFSGSIFQCLEENKKWRNRFLFVPDTYNISYYDNKAAYDKHLPPKGTINCAGYKVLNSMEQYMDLISSSLPSVKAKVGSAPFLKFPSQFPLMLWHPYSRHYFFCVETEKEQQKWHAVLQDCVRHANDGLSEEHEVQTPAFTDTVRLYRQAQGHFGTWEMMCGVPSQILSNLVMESLLPELRELISPRLKGKQHERQRNWMLITDAVYSMVQSQCQSQYEAAVYKCEAGRSSLEAFIRTDMDQIITSKEHVTNKIKAVVLPKAEKLLKVSIQPYISSILEALMEPTSRGFFEVRDVFFRDLVDMSKNSLNNGTKETVAQHMEKISMLAFHPVKMQSCYEKVEQLSLEGLQQRFDVSSPSVFVQRAQILMRKQMDDAVYTFEQILHQSLESLGTEDLCNTIQRCQDRVIKKFDYDSSTVRKRFFREALLQIFIPYMLKQLTPSCASELPRFQELIFEDFSLFILVENIFEEVVLHSVMKDIMMAVKEAAVQRRHNLYRDSIVLSNSDPSLHLLGESPSIDWAEKYGGKQEEGEELEEVSEGVRESSESQRIRRAKQVVSMIQVEGSSELLFRDAPTIDVILEENDGTDEEKEDGEATVQTRSPVPKVTESQLDSTNGSALKKEEANPEELNKEKDPVKVDSAVEDASGNLEKEQGENLQAVVKEEPSADKQSEEMQESSPCSEEILSDGTKTTPENPSDLSNGFVLEVEKANPKDLFKENASLSNYAADNASDLSEELKEVSKAVAEEKALQKSEERLQLPPPSEETASEATHTTPEKPSEMSDSSDSKEDKSKAVEPCDQDVPPQAEQAADGASVNIQGEEKKEHHQPVSEELPHLNQEETDKTVPVSTQLEETRESIPENPVLQHNDNGFQSPTTKVEEQGEVISTSVPQAPE, from the exons CCCGGACTGGGGTGGTGATGGCTGAGTTTGGGCATCTGTATGAGCAACAGTATGCTGTAGCTCTTTTCAACAAAGTTCGCTTTGACATGGAGGGAGGAGGCGGCCCACAGTCACAGCTACTACAGCGCAAG AACCCTTTGGAGAACAAATCCATCTTCTCTGGATCAATCTTCCAGTGCTTGGAAGAGAACAAGAAATGGAGAAATCGCTTCCTCTTTGTCCCCGACACCTACAATATCAGCTACTATGACAACAAAGCG GCTTATGACAAACACCTCCCTCCCAAAGGAACCATTAACTGTGCTGGTTACAAAGTGCTGAATTCTATGGAGCAGTACATGGACCTAATCAGCAGCAGTCTGCCTA GTGTGAAAGCCAAAGTGGGTAGCGCTCCTTTCCTAAAGTTTCCTTCCCAGTTCCCTCTGATGCTGTGGCATCCTTACAGCCGACACTACTTCTTCTGTGTGGAGACGGAGAAAGAGCAACAGAAGTGGCATGCTGTCCTTCAGGACTGTGTTAGACATGCAAATGATG gtttgTCTGAGGAACATGAAGTCCAAACGCCAGCTTTTACCGACACAGTCCGACTTTACCGCCAGGCTCAAGGGCACTTTGGCACCTGGGAGATGATGTGTGGTGTACCATCACAG ATCCTGTCTAACCTGGTGATGGAGAGCCTCCTGCCTGAACTGCGGGAGCTCATCTCCCCTCGCCTTAAAGGAAAACAGCATGAGCGGCAGAGGAACTGGATGCTG ATCACAGATGCTGTGTACAGTATGGTGCAGAGCCAGTGTCAGAGCCAGTATGAAGCTGCGGTGTACAAATGTGAAGCAGGGCGCTCCTCTCTGGAGGCTTTCATACGAACAGATATGGATCAGATCATCACATCCAAGGAGCACGTCACCAACAAGATCAAAG CTGTGGTTCTTCCTAAGGCTGAGAAGTTACTGAAGGTGAGCATCCAGCCTTACATCAGCTCCATTCTAGAAGCCCTCATGGAGCCCACCAGCCGAGGCTTCTTTGAGGTCCGTGATGTTTTCTTCAGGGACCTGGTAGACATGAGCAAGAACAGCCTCAATAATGGTACAAAGGAGACTGTAGCACAG CACATGGAGAAGATCTCCATGCTGGCCTTCCACCCAGTGAAGATGCAGAGCTGCTATGAAAAGGTGGAGCAGCTGAGTCTGGAGGGGCTGCAGCAGCGATTTGACGTCTCCAGCCCCTCAGTGTTTGTTCAAAGGGCCCAAATCCTCATGAGAAAG CAAATGGACGATGCTGTGTATACATTTGAACAAATCCTCCACCAAAGTCTGGAATCTCTGGGTACTGAGGATCTGTGTAACACCATCCAGCGGTGTCAGGACAGGGTTATAAAG AAATTTGACTATGACAGCAGTACAGTGAGAAAGCGTTTCTTCCGCGAGGCCCTCCTCCAGATCTTCATCCCCTACATGCTGAAGCAGCTCACCCCATCCTGTGCTTCA GAGCTTCCCCGCTTCCAGGAGCTGATCTTTGAGGACTTTTCCCTGTTCATCCTGGTGGAGAACATCTTTGAAGAAGTGGTCCTGCACTCAGTCATGAAGGACATCATGATGG CTGTGAAGGAGGCAGCAGTCCAGAGGAGACACAACCTGTACAGGGACAGTATTGTCCTTAGCAACAGTGACCCCAGTCTCCATCTGTTGGGAGAAAGCCCATCCATTGACTGGGCAGAGAAGTATGGAGGAAAGcaggaggaaggagaagaatTGGAGGAAGTTTCTGAGGGTGTTCGTGAATCCTCAGAGTCCCAGAGGATAAGAAGGGCAAAGCAGGTTGTGTCAATGATCCAAGTGGAAGGCTCCAGTGAGTTGTTGTTCAGGGATGCACCGACCATTGATGTGATCCTAGAGGAGAACGATGGAACTGATGAGGAGAAAGAAGATGGTGAAGCTACCGTACAGACCAGATCTCCAGTGCCCAAAGTGACCGAGAGCCAACTTGACTCCACCAATGGTTCAGccttaaagaaagaagaagctAACCCAGAAGAACTGAATAAAGAAAAGGACCCAGTGAAGGTTGATTCAGCTGTGGAAGATGCATCAGGTAATCTAGAGAAGGAACAGGGAGAAAACCTCCAGGCTGTGGTCAAAGAGGAGCCATCTGCAGACAAGCAGTCAGAGGAGATGCAAGAATCTTCACCGTGTTCTGAGGAAATATTGTCTGATGGTACAAAAACAACTCCAGAAAATCCTTCAGACTTGTCcaatggttttgttttagaggtAGAGAAAGCCAACCCAAAGGatctatttaaagaaaatgcttcaTTGTCCAACTATGCTGCAGATAATGCCTCAGACTTAAGTGAGGAGCTTAAAGAGGTTAGCAAAGCAGTGGCAGAAGAGAAAGCACTCCAGAAGTCAGAAGAACGTCTACAACTTCCACCTCCTTCAGAGGAAACAGCATCTGAGGCTACACACACAACTCCTGAGAAGCCTTCAGAAATGTCCGATAGTTCAGACTCGAAGGAAGACAAGTCAAAAGCAGTTGAACCATGTGACCAAGATGTCCCACCGCAGGCTGAACAAGCTGCAGATGGGGCTTCTGTTAATATACagggagaggagaagaaagaacACCACCAACCAGTGTCAGAGGAGCTGCCACATCTCAACCAGGAGGAGACGGATAAGACAGTGCCAGTGTCAACACAACTTGAGGAAACTAGAGAATCGATTCCAGAAAACCCTGTACTCCAACATAATGACAATGGCTTCCAGTCTCCCACCACAAAGGTGGAGGAGCAGGGAGAGGTGATTTCCACATCTGTCCCTCAGGCCCCAGAGTAA